The proteins below are encoded in one region of Naumovozyma castellii chromosome 6, complete genome:
- the NCAS0F00700 gene encoding uncharacterized protein, whose amino-acid sequence MALIPTENNSKPEQVFKPNKSNMSNFIRTKSKDINYFWRSEIASSAHILNEKTFTNRKTLLVSLTKRLYALDNVTFMSLVFDHWSNHKMSNYLGVLLVTYDEEEGKQIPFLVKMDRSDSHKTIDISQQLGEIFNKFDGLRTVTVGMSTDNAANMLKVPKELSRIGLLGTRFLGHVPCLLHSANIMNSTMFDMVEEDSLGFVDSELKSKLLELAAMKYQLNSDGSRNEILKQDIFTEYLLSNNSQLSSESADIGGIFSFITGDIILKKNNQLALNIKSSSVNQLLYRELCVEFGKMNGEEPLAIKTYSKTRWLSALDVVLRLRELKPVLMELNREPSLGVFFDEEDFVLMDDLTDILSPFRSLCEMLSNDTCTLKNTLPLLISYKDKIDKIFVEKSKSSNLTHRHLPVFIRFRRKMDKYYKKYVSMDICLLSSYLNIAFVDSSVFIEQFPRENTEIKKVTM is encoded by the coding sequence ATGGCGTTAATTCCAACTGAGAATAACAGTAAACCAGAACAGGTTTTTAAGCCGAACAAATCTAATATGAGCAACTTTATTCGCACAAAAtccaaagatattaattatttctgGAGGAGTGAGATAGCATCTTCGGCTCacatattaaatgaaaagacCTTTACCAATAGAAAGACATTACTTGTATCGCTTACAAAGAGGTTATATGCACTCGATAATGTAACGTTCATGTCTCTTGTTTTTGATCACTGGTCCAATCACAAAATGTCTAACTATTTGGGAGTTTTACTGGTTAcatatgatgaagaggaaggaaAACAAATTCCTTTTCTAGTGAAGATGGACAGGTCTGATTCTCACAAAACAATCGATATAAGTCAGCAACTTGGcgaaatttttaataagTTTGATGGTTTGAGAACAGTAACTGTAGGTATGTCAACTGATAATGCTGCCAATATGCTAAAGGTACCGAAAGAACTCTCAAGAATTGGCCTGTTAGGGACTCGTTTTCTTGGCCATGTACCTTGTTTACTACATAGTGCTAACATTATGAATAGTACCATGTTTGATATGGTCGAAGAGGACAGTTTGGGATTTGTAGATTCTGAGcttaaatcaaaattattagagtTAGCTGcaatgaaatatcagtTGAATTCTGATGGGTCaaggaatgaaattttaaaacaagatatctttactgaatatcttctatcaaataacagccaactttcttcagaatctgCCGATATTGGTGGCATTTTTAGCTTTATAACTGGTGACATtattctgaagaaaaataatcagCTTGctcttaatattaaatcaagCAGTGTTAATCAACTACTATACCGAGAACTATGCGTTGAGtttggaaaaatgaatggagAGGAACCTTTGGCCATCAaaacatattcaaaaacaagatgGCTATCAGCGTTAGATGTTGTGCTCAGGTTACGAGAGTTGAAACCTGTCTTGATGGAGTTAAATCGGGAGCCATCCCTGGGAGTGTTTttcgatgaagaagattttgttcTAATGGACGATTTAACTGATATCTTATCTCCTTTTCGTTCTCTTTGCGAAATGCTTTCTAATGATACCTGCACGTTGAAGAACACCCTTCCTTTGCTTATTTCCTATAAGGATAAAATAGACAAAATATTCGTTGAAAAATCGAAAAGTTCCAACCTAACGCACAGACATCTCCCAGTTTTTATTCGTTTCAGAAGGAAAATGGATAAATACTATAAAAAGTATGTCAGTATGgatatttgtttattatcatcttaTCTAAACATTGCATTTGTTGATAGCTCTGTTTTTATAGAACAGTTCCCTCGTGAGAATACCGAAATCAAAAAAGTGACCATGTAA
- the RPA190 gene encoding DNA-directed RNA polymerase I core subunit RPA190 (ancestral locus Anc_7.51), which translates to MDISKPVGSEITSVDFGILTSDEIRQLSAKQITNPTVLDNLGHPITGGLYDLSLGAFLRNLCSTCGLDEKFCPGHQGHIELPVPCYNPLFFNQLYIYLRTSCLFCHHFRLRSIEVHRFASKLRLLQFGLIDEAYQVDQITINDLEDFLESAEMEGDEALEDNSLPIESKSKSSGKSAKEISTNLLKELLQKREEFVDMAIAKAMSEGRTTEHGIFTATVNDERKALLHEFHKKLLLRTKCDNCGMFSPKFRKDGFTKIFETALTEKQLTNNRVKGFIRQDMIKKQKQSKALNGGEKSAIEEEEEEFDLGRNPAARPKTGSTYILSTEVRNILRAVFNKEQNVLKYVFHSKPNMSNKAVSADMFFMDVVVVPATRFRLPSKLGDEVHENSQNQLLSKILTTSLLIRDLNDEMSKLQKDKVSADDRRIIFSRLMNAFVTIQNDVNAFIDSTKAQGTAGGKLPIPGVKQALEKKEGLFRKHMMGKRVNYAARSVISPDPNIETNEIGVPPVFATKLTYPEPVTSYNIAELRQAVINGPDKWPGATQIQNEDGSLVSLIGMSTEQRKALANQLMTPSSNITTHTLNKKVYRHIKNRDIVIMNRQPTLHKASMMGHKVRVLPGEKTLRLHYANTGAYNADFDGDEMNMHFPQNENARAEASNLANTDSQYLTPTSGSPVRGLIQDHISAGVWLTSKDSFFTREQYQQYIYGCIRPEDGHATRSKLITMPPTIHKPVPLWTGKQIISTVLLNITPANMPGINLKSSNKIKNEYWGTGSQENEVLFKNGELLCGILDKSQYGASKFGIVHSLHEVYGPSVAAKVLSVLGRLFTNYIMSTAFTCGMDDLRLTEEGNKWRSDILKTSVDTGREAAAEVTNLDKDTPANDPELLKRLQEILRDNNKSGILDAVTSSKVNSITSKVVSKCVPDGTMKKFPYNSMQAMALSGAKGSNVNVSQIMCLLGQQALEGRRVPVMVSGKTLPSFKPYETDAMAGGYVKGRFYSGIKPQEYYFHCMAGREGLIDTAVKTSRSGYLQRCLTKQLEGIHISYDNSVRDTDGTLIQFLYGGDAVDVTKESHMTEFDFCLDNYDALLNKYNPSALIEHLDVESALKYSKKSLKNRKKHIKEPHYKQNIKYDPVLSKFNPAKYLGSVSEKFQDKLEGYLDKNSKLFKSHDSVNEKKFRALMQLKYMRSLINPGEAVGIIASQSVGEPSTQMTLNTFHFAGHGAANVTLGIPRMREIIMTASAAIKTPQMTLPIWNDVSDEQADTFCKSISKVVLSEVIDKVTVTETTGSSMHNVAARSYVINMKFFDEEEYRAEYDVSKQELQTVVATKFLYELETAITKEVKKQKRTAVSDVGIAVPKSQTAISVTDGSSKKMAEDGDEEEYQKKTKQAVSYEDPDDDEIETMREAEKSDEEIVDSDKDSEVESEQEDDSDVEMDAKLEETIAEANMNMTKTQRDRQSALITNHKFVTKYNFDDENGKWCEFRLELAADTEKLLMVNIIEDICRKSIIREVPHIDRCIHPEPENGKRVLVTEGVNFEAMWDQEAFIDVDGITSNDVASVLKTYGVEAARNTIVNEINNVFSRYAISVSFRHLDLIADMMTRQGTYLAFNRQGMESSTSSLMKMSYETTLQFLTKAVLDNEREELESPSARIVMGKLNNVGTGSFDILAKVPNSTMA; encoded by the coding sequence atggatATCTCTAAGCCGGTAGGTTCTGAGATTACCTCCGTTGATTTTGGGATCTTAACTTCTGATGAAATTAGACAATTATCAGCAAAGCAAATTACCAACCCAACAGTCCTTGACAATCTGGGCCATCCTATTACAGGAGGTTTATACGATTTATCCCTAGGTGCGTtcttaagaaatttatgTTCTACATGTGGGTTggatgaaaaattctgtCCGGGACATCAAGGTCATATTGAACTACCAGTCCCATGTTACAATCCActatttttcaatcaattatatatttatttgagAACTTCTTGTTTGTTTTGCCATCATTTCAGATTGAGAAGTATTGAAGTTCATCGTTTTGCTAGTAAATTGAGATTGTTGCAATTCGGTTTGATTGATGAGGCATACCAAGTGGATCAAATTACCATTAAcgatttggaagatttcTTGGAGTCCGCTGAAATGGAAGGTGATGAAGCTCTCGAGGACAATTCTCTTCCTATAGAATCCAAATCTAAATCATCAGGGAAAAGTGCAAAGGAAATTTCAAccaatttattgaaagaattattacaaAAGCGTGAAGAATTTGTGGATATGGCAATTGCTAAGGCTATGTCTGAAGGTAGAACTACTGAACACGGTATATTTACAGCTACGGTCAATGATGAAAGAAAGGCTTTGCTACATGAATTCCATAAGAAGCTATTACTAAGAACTAAGTGTGACAATTGTGGAATGTTCTCTCCTAAATTTAGAAAGGATGGATTTACCAAGATTTTCGAAACTGCTTTAACTGAAAAACAATTAACCAACAACAGAGTGAAAGGTTTTATTCGTCAAGATATGattaagaaacaaaaacaatCAAAGGCGTTAAACGGTGGTGAAAAATCTgctattgaagaagaagaagaagaatttgacTTGGGGAGAAATCCAGCTGCCAGACCAAAGACAGGTTCTACTTATATCCTATCAACTGAAGTGAGAAACATCTTAAGAGCCGTATTTAATAAGGAACAAAATGTATTGAAATATGTCTTCCATTCCAAACCAAATATGTCAAATAAGGCTGTCTCTGCTGATATGTTCTTCATGGACGTCGTCGTAGTTCCTGCTACCCGATTCCGTTTGCCTTCTAAATTGGGAGACGAAGTCCATGAAAATAGTCAAAATCAACTGCTATCCAAAATTCTTACAACATCTCTTCTTATCAGagatttgaatgatgaaatgTCTAAACTGCAAAAAGATAAAGTATCGGCAGATGatagaagaattattttcaGCAGATTGATGAATGCATTTGTTACCATTCAAAATGATGTAAACGCTTTTATCGATTCCACGAAAGCTCAAGGTACTGCTGGTGGTAAACTTCCAATTCCAGGTGTGAAGCAAGctttggaaaagaaggaaggTTTGTTTAGAAAGCATATGATGGGTAAGCGTGTGAATTATGCAGCACGTTCCGTTATTTCCCCAGATCCAAATATTGAGACCAACGAAATTGGTGTTCCACCAGTATTTGCTACTAAACTAACATATCCAGAACCAGTTACATCTTACAACATCGCTGAATTACGTCAAGCGGTGATTAATGGTCCAGACAAATGGCCAGGTGCTACCCAAATCCAAAACGAAGATGGTTCCTTGGTTTCCTTGATTGGTATGTCTACTGAACAACGTAAGGCTTTAGCAAATCAGTTAATGACACCATCTTCTAACATCACAACTCATactttaaataaaaaggTTTACCGTCACATTAAAAATAGAGATATTGTCATTATGAATCGTCAACCAACATTGCATAAGGCTTCCATGATGGGTCATAAAGTTAGAGTGCTACCTGGCGAGAAGACTTTACGTCTGCATTATGCTAACACCGGTGCTTACAATGCCGATTTTGATGGTGACGAAATGAACATGCATTTCCCACAAAATGAAAACGCAAGAGCTGAAGCTTCTAATTTGGCTAATACTGATTCTCAATATTTAACACCAACATCAGGTTCCCCAGTGAGAGGTCTAATCCAAGATCATATTTCTGCGGGTGTTTGGCTAACAAGTAAGGACAGTTTCTTCACAAGAGAACAATACCAACAATACATTTATGGTTGTATTCGTCCAGAAGATGGACATGCTACTAGATCAAAATTGATTACTATGCCACCAACGATTCATAAACCCGTTCCACTGTGGACAGGTAAACAAATTATCAGTACGGTATTATTAAACATCACACCAGCAAATATGCCAGGTATTAACTTGAAGTCTTCTAACAAAATCAAGAATGAATATTGGGGTACCGGTTCTCAAGAGAATGAAGTCCTTTTCAAGAACGGTGAATTATTATGTGGTATCTTGGATAAATCCCAATATGGTGCTTCTAAGTTCGGTATTGTCCATTCTTTACATGAAGTGTATGGTCCATCTGTGGCTGCTAAGGTTCTTTCTGTCTTAGGTAGATTGTTTACTAATTATATCATGTCCACTGCATTTACTTGTGGTATGGATGATTTGCGTTTGACTGAAGAAGGTAACAAGTGGAGATCTGATATCTTAAAAACATCAGTTGACACTGGTCGTGAGGCTGCCGCCGAAGTTACGAATTTAGATAAGGACACACCAGCTAATGACCCTGAGTTGCTAAAACGTctacaagaaattttaCGTGATAACAATAAATCGGGTATTCTGGATGCTGTGACTTCGTCTAAGGTTAATTCCATTACTTCCAAGGTTGTTTCGAAATGTGTGCCTGATGGTACCATGAAGAAGTTCCCTTACAACTCGATGCAAGCTATGGCTCTGTCTGGTGCCAAGGGTTCTAATGTTAATGTTTCTCAAATTATGTGTTTGTTAGGTCAACAAGCCTTAGAAGGTAGAAGAGTACCTGTTATGGTTAGTGGTAAAACATTACCTTCTTTCAAACCATATGAAACAGACGCAATGGCTGGTGGTTATGTTAAAGGTCGTTTCTATTCAGGTATTAAACctcaagaatattatttccaTTGTATGGCTGGTCGTGAAGGTTTAATTGATACTGCCGTGAAGACGTCAAGATCTGGTTACTTACAACGTTGTTTGACCAAACAATTGGAAGGTATTCATATTTCTTATGACAATAGTGTAAGAGATACTGACGGAACGTTGATTCAATTCCTATATGGTGGTGATGCTGTTGATGTTACTAAGGAATCTCATATGACCGAGTTCGATTTCTGTTTGGATAATTATGACGCCTTGTTGAATAAGTACAACCCATCTGCATTAATAGAACATCTTGATGTTGAGAGTGCCTTGAAATACTCTAAGAAGTCTTTAAAGAACAGAAAGAAACATATTAAAGAGCCACATTATAAACAAAATATCAAGTACGATCCTGTGTTATCTAAATTCAATCCTGCCAAGTATTTGGGGTCTGTCTCCGAAAAGTTTCAAGATAAATTAGAAGGTTATTTGGATAAGAACtccaaattattcaaatcgCATGATAGTGTAAACGAAAAGAAGTTCAGAGCTTTGATgcaattgaaatatatgcGTTCCTTAATCAATCCTGGTGAAGCTGTGGGTATTATTGCATCTCAATCTGTTGGTGAACCTTCTACGCAAATGACATTAAACACTTTCCATTTTGCTGGTCACGGTGCCGCCAATGTGACTTTAGGTATTCCTCGTATGAGAGAAATTATCATGACAGCATCTGCTGCCATTAAGACTCCACAAATGACCTTACCAATTTGGAATGATGTTTCGGATGAACAAGCGGACACCTTCTGCAAATCTATTTCTAAGGTAGTTCTATCTGAAGTGATAGATAAGGTTACTGTCACCGAGACTACTGGTTCTTCCATGCATAATGTGGCTGCTCGTTCTTATGTTATCAACATGAAGTTctttgatgaagaggaataTCGTGCAGAATATGACGTTTCCAAGCAAGAATTACAAACTGTTGTAGCAACTAAATTCTTATACGAACTTGAAACTGCTATAACTAAGGAAgtcaagaaacaaaagagAACCGCTGTGTCCGATGTTGGTATTGCTGTTCCAAAGTCCCAGACTGCTATAAGCGTCACTGATGGAAGTAGTAAGAAAATGGCtgaagatggtgatgaggaagaataTCAAAAGAAAACGAAACAAGCCGTTTCCTATGAGGACcctgatgatgatgaaatagAAACCATGAGGGAAGCTGAAAAATccgatgaagaaattgtcGATTCCGATAAGGATTCAGAAGTTGAATCTGAACAAGAGGATGACTCTGACGTCGAAATGGATGCTAAGTTGGAAGAAACCATTGCTGAAGCCAATATGAACATGACTAAAACTCAACGTGATCGTCAATCTGCATTGATCACTAACCATAAATTTGTGACCAAGTACAATTTCGACGATGAAAATGGTAAGTGGTGTGAATTTAGACTGGAATTAGCTGCTGACACtgagaaattattgatggTCAATATCATAGAAGATATCTGTAGGAAGTCTATTATCAGAGAAGTTCCACACATTGACCGTTGTATCCATCCAGAACcagaaaatggaaaacgTGTTTTAGTTACTGAAGGTGTCAACTTTGAAGCTATGTGGGATCAAGAGGCATTCATCGATGTGGATGGTATTACCTCTAATGATGTTGCATCTGTCTTAAAAACATATGGTGTTGAAGCTGCTAGAAATACTATTGTgaatgaaataaataatgttttCTCACGTTATGCTATTTCTGTGTCGTTCCGTCATTTAGACTTGATCGCTGATATGATGACAAGACAAGGTACATACCTGGCTTTTAACAGACAAGGTATGGAATCTTCTACCTCatcattaatgaagatgTCATATGAAACTACTTTACAATTTTTGACAAAGGCAGTTCTAGATAATGAGCGTGAAGAGTTAGAAAGTCCATCTGCAAGAATTGTTATGGGTAAACTAAATAATGTTGGTACAGGTTCTTTCGACATTCTTGCGAAAGTCCCTAATTCAACTATGGCATGA
- the MTW1 gene encoding MIND complex subunit MTW1 (ancestral locus Anc_7.53) has protein sequence MAAPSMQSTSVLTEHLEYPPVSLVDDIINAVNEIMYRCTAAMEKYLMKKKIINGRDYTEEIKIGMAKLETLLEHAVDRNFDKLELYALRNVLRIPQELLDAHVFRLPHQRDLIVTTEKNEQKSEFELHDLMLKIEDEFKRNRELKLQITKTKRLQNQVRSFKILVLQLLKCEDSQKSQEIFKSLEPLDDTMKFLTSQLRQLYIASEENCSREKVNETLRLAVANGLTNTRPNSRSDYIENGTQVILERLNLRDHQDDSKSSQDSSANAIPNELIIEDPQLSLLS, from the coding sequence ATGGCCGCTCCCAGTATGCAGTCAACGTCTGTATTGACGGAACATTTGGAGTATCCGCCTGTGTCATTGGtagatgatattattaatgctGTTAACGAAATAATGTACCGTTGTACAGCAGCGAtggagaaatatttgatgaaaaaaaaaattattaatgggAGGGATTACACGGAGGAGATTAAGATTGGGATGGCCAAATTGGAGACTTTGTTGGAACATGCGGTTGATAGGAATTTTGACAAATTGGAATTATATGCGCTGAGGAATGTTTTACGAATACCTCAAGAATTATTGGATGCTCATGTGTTTAGGTTACCGCACCAACGGGACCTGATTGTCACGactgaaaagaatgaaCAAAAAAGTGAGTTTGAATTACACGATTTAATGCTAAAGATTGAAGATGAGTTTAAGAGGAATAGggaattgaaattacaaattaCAAAAACTAAACGGTTGCAAAATCAAGTTAGGTCATTCAAGATCCTTGTTCTTCAACTGTTAAAATGTGAAGATTCCCAAAAGAGTcaagaaatattcaaatcattgGAACCTTTGGATGATActatgaaatttttaacGTCCCAATTACGCCAATTGTATATTGCCAGTGAAGAGAATTGTTCTAGAGAGAAAGTTAATGAAACATTACGTCTTGCTGTTGCTAACGGATTGACGAATACGCGACCTAATTCACGTTCGGattatattgaaaatggaacCCAAGTTATACTTGAAAGATTAAATCTACGAGACCATCAGGATGATAGTAAGTCAAGTCAAGATTCCAGTGCTAATGCAATCCCAAATGAGCTAATTATTGAGGATCCTCAATTGTCCTTGCTTTCATGA
- the RBG1 gene encoding GTP-binding protein RBG1 (ancestral locus Anc_7.49), translating to MSTTVEKIKAIEDEMAKTQKNKATSFHLGQLKAKLAKLRRELLTSASAGSGGGAGIGFDVARTGVASVGFVGFPSVGKSTLLSKLTGTESEVAEYEFTTLVTVPGVIRYKGAKIQMLDLPGIIDGAKDGRGRGKQVIAVARTCNLLFIVLDVNKPLNHKQIIEKELEGVGIRLNKQPPDILIKKKEKGGISITNTVPLTHLGTDEIRAVMSEYRINSAEIAFRCDATVDDLIDVLEAQSRRYMPAIYVLNKIDSLSLEELELLYRIPNAVPISSGKEWNLDELLQVMWDRLNLVRVYTKPKGQIPDFTDPVVLRSDRCSVKDFCNQIHKSLVDEFRNALVFGSSVKHQPQYVGLGHVLEDEDVVTILKK from the coding sequence ATGTCTACCACtgttgaaaaaattaaggcCATCGAAGATGAAATGGCTAAAACTCAAAAGAACAAAGCTACCTCTTTCCATTTAGGTCAATTAAAGGCCAAGCTAGCGAAGTTAAGAAGAGAATTGTTGACTAGTGCCTCAGCAGGTTCTGGTGGTGGTGCAGGTATTGGGTTTGATGTAGCAAGAACTGGTGTCGCTAGTGTTGGGTTTGTTGGATTTCCGTCTGTGGGGAAATCAACTTTACTTTCTAAATTAACAGGTACTGAATCCGAAGTTGCAGAATATGAGTTTACCACCTTGGTTACTGTTCCTGGTGTTATTCGTTACAAAGGTGCCAAGATCCAAATGTTAGATTTACCTGGTATTATTGATGGTGCTAAGGATGGACGTGGGCGTGGTAAACAAGTTATTGCTGTTGCCAGAACATGTAATCTGTTATTTATAGTTTTGGATGTTAATAAGCCATTGAACCACAAACAAATCATTGAGAAAGAACTAGAAGGTGTTGGTATCCGTTTGAATAAACAACCACCCGATATTTTGattaaaaagaaagagaaggGTGGTATATCCATTACAAATACAGTTCCATTGACCCACCTGGGTACCGATGAAATTAGAGCTGTTATGAGTGAATACAGAATTAATAGTGCAGAGATTGCTTTTAGATGTGATGCCACCGTAGACGATTTAATTGATGTTTTGGAAGCACAAAGTAGAAGATATATGCCAGCAATTTATGTTCTTAACAAGATTGATTCTCTATCcttggaagaattagaattacTATACAGAATTCCCAATGCGgttccaatttcttccgGAAAAGAGTGGAATTTAGATGAACTGTTACAAGTTATGTGGGATAGATTAAACTTGGTTCGTGTATATACGAAACCTAAAGGACAAATTCCAGACTTTACAGATCCAGTTGTTTTGAGATCAGACCGTTGTAGTGTGAAGGATTTCTGTAATCAAATTCACAAATCTTTAGTGGATGAATTTAGAAATGCATTGGTTTTTGGTAGCAGTGTTAAGCATCAGCCGCAATATGTCGGTTTGGGTCATGttcttgaagatgaagacgTCGTCacaattttgaagaaataa
- the TOS2 gene encoding Tos2p (ancestral locus Anc_5.107), producing MQKRSKISKSTTIGLAVGISLGVTFVVCLSIIILYIYRRHREQSKGGNNAKSSDSENHLLDEKIHIRKSIHLPDSNDHMNTIKKIEYNYQENITMLTNDSSVNDTTLSNSSKHSLTNYKDDSNAKKGNLSAGLIPTPIIEKFDFEKNSTTSLVSPGFQEKDLEDDDDENVERLASIYNCYLNSRGSSFQSTISHSTTVGSEGLGDTNNTSLSVSTSSDEGQNTHSIASPFDTTIMSTDSVSIQVATSVLPTLKTKDTSSTEYWSASSELPSTDVSPTVSTALVPFEKAYQPSKSLVTQYNHPQLKMHPQTLEDINALPTPTQLAYSASHSLTSFKKQPFKNYKMAMQSALQNGTLPNPMDNPDMFYINTHEGPLMKKVWIPQPHHLRKSIVMTDPNVLSKDRTFKPAGSVRIIQEHANTQLAESASDNPMRVSELLDSADMAHTGSVGGILPVSNSNDGLRRELGTSHNYNIFI from the coding sequence ATGCAGAAACGAAGTAAAATATCCAAAAGCACGACTATTGGTTTGGCAGTCGGAATATCATTAGGTGTAACGTTTGTGGTCTGTTTATCtattattatattgtaTATTTACAGGCGACATAGAGAACAATCCAAAGGGGGGAATAATGCAAAGAGCAGTGATAGTGAAAATCATTTGTTGGACGAGAAGATCCACATTCGTAAATCAATTCATTTACCAGATTCCAACGATCATATGAACACCATTAAAAAGATCGAATACAACTACCAGGAGAACATAACAATGCTTACAAATGATTCCTCCGTCAATGACACTACTTTATCGAATTCAAGCAAGCATTCACTTACAAATTATAAGGACGATTCAAATGCTAAAAAGGGCAATTTATCTGCGGGATTGATACCTACACCCATTATAGAgaaatttgattttgagAAGAATAGTACAACGAGTCTAGTGTCTCCTGGGtttcaagaaaaagatttagaagatgacgatgacgaaAATGTTGAAAGATTAGCAAGCATTTACAATTGCTACCTTAATAGTCGTGGATCATCTTTCCAATCAACCATCAGCCACAGCACCACTGTTGGCAGTGAAGGTCTTGGAGATACTAATAATACATCATTATCTGTATCAACATCTAGCGATGAAGGACAAAACACACATTCTATAGCAAGTCCATTTGACACCACTATAATGTCAACTGACTCGGTCTCCATACAGGTCGCCACCTCTGTCTTGCCTACTCTCAAGACCAAAGACACGTCATCCACAGAGTATTGGTCTGCATCTTCCGAACTTCCCTCCACTGATGTATCACCCACGGTTAGTACTGCACTAGTACCCTTCGAGAAGGCCTACCAACCAAGCAAGTCATTAGTTACCCAATATAACCATCCTCAACTCAAGATGCACCCACAAACATTAGAAGATATTAATGCTCTACCGACACCGACTCAATTGGCATACTCTGCATCACATTCCTTAACCTCTTTCAAGAAACAACCTTTCAAGAATTACAAGATGGCGATGCAATCCGCCCTACAGAACGGTACACTACCCAATCCGATGGATAATCCCGACATGTTCTACATAAATACGCACGAGGGACCcttaatgaagaaagtgTGGATCCCACAACCGCATCATTTACGAAAAAGTATTGTCATGACTGACCCGAACGTGCTTTCCAAGGATAGAACCTTTAAGCCAGCAGGGTCAGTTCGAATAATCCAAGAACATGCTAATACTCAATTAGCCGAGAGTGCTTCTGATAATCCTATGAGGGTttctgaattattagataGTGCGGACATGGCACATACCGGAAGTGTTGGAGGGATCCTACCTGTGAGCAATTCGAACGATGGCTTGCGGAGGGAGCTGGGTACTTCTCATAATTATAACATTTTTATATAG
- the NCAS0F00710 gene encoding basic helix-loop-helix domain-containing protein (ancestral locus Anc_7.47): MEPVLMKRKPPNRVFPADVKDSVKDWILQKQKHFSVNPIKQLEDDLNDNQYVTGSYSSLSSHSGSNWFEPLENILSSDSTSSLSSPIEPTNIKTTCNQFKEAPIFDQFNDSLAMQNISETNENRNFLVTDTMFLNNETTTTSPVFTNEIKEEPKDSHLNVFLHPHMESVDLANDKDEFQKTTNSKPMRKRLTSNQKQAHNKIEKRYRININTKIAKLQQIIPWVACEKPAFEVGGSLKREQEFKKNSATRLNKSMILEKAVDYILYLQNNESLHQLEVQRLRNEVDSLKSKSM, translated from the coding sequence atggAGCCGGttttgatgaagaggaagccGCCAAACAGAGTATTCCCTGCAGATGTGAAGGACTCTGTAAAAGACTGGATACtacaaaaacaaaaacattTCAGTGTAAACCCAATCAAGCAACTAGAAGACGATTTAAATGACAATCAATATGTTACAGGCTCATATTCCTCATTGTCCTCTCATTCCGGCTCTAACTGGTTCGAACctttagaaaatattctttcttcagaCTCTACCTCTTCACTCAGTTCCCCCATTGAACCCACTAATATCAAGACAACGTGCAACCAATTTAAAGAGGCACCAATATTTGatcaatttaatgattcCTTAGCTAtgcaaaatatttcagaaACCAATGAAAATCGGAATTTTCTTGTTACAGATACAATGTTCTTAAATAACGAAACAACAACTACTTCCCCTGTCTTtacaaatgaaattaaagaagagCCTAAGGATTCCCATTTGAATGTTTTCTTGCATCCTCATATGGAGAGTGTGGACCTAGCAAATGATAAAGACGAATTCCAGAAAACAACTAATTCTAAACCCATGAGAAAACGATTAACatcaaatcaaaaacaagCTCacaataaaattgaaaaaagatatagaattaatattaatacCAAAATTGCAAAATTACAACAGATTATCCCATGGGTAGCCTGTGAAAAACCTGCCTTTGAAGTAGGTGGCTCTTTAAAAAGAGAAcaagaattcaaaaaaaattccGCTACAAGATTAAATAAAAGTATGATCTTGGAAAAAGCAGTGgattatattctttatttacaaaacaACGAAAGTTTACATCAACTGGAAGTTCAAAGACTAAGAAATGAAGTAGattctttgaaaagtaAATCCATGTGA